TAATCATACGTCCTTGCCCAAAAACAAGTCCGCAGCTAAGCACCCAAAAAAACAATAAGCGTAAAATGTGTTTCATAGGACTTTAGTGAATTTTTTGAAATTATTGTTTGGAGAATTTACCGGCTTTTTAGGCGGGCTGTAGATGCAATGCTAATGCTACATTTTATAAAAAACAAAAAATATGCATATTTTTTTATATATAAAATATTTATACAAAATATTATTCTGCCATATCAATTAAAGTCGAGTTATTGGGATGTAAGCAGTATTTGGTTTTAGAGGTGTTTAAAATGAGTGAACTTAATCAAATATAGAAATAAATAAGTGGCTGACTTGTTTAATAAAAAAAGCCCTGAGGTGGGCTCTCAGGGCTTTTTCAACAAGTGATTAGCGATATTTTTTACCTACTTATCCACCTTTAGTCGTTCTTCTCTGTTGGCGATTTCCCAGGCGGTATGGAAAATAAGTCGGGTTATTTTTTCCATTTTTGGGAAGTGTATCTTCTCTACAGTATCTGTATGCTGGTGGTAGTCGGGGTGTACGCCATTGAAGTAGAAAATAACTGGTATGCGGTTTTTAGCAAAATTATAGTGGTCGGAGCGGTAATAAAACCGGTTAGGGTCATTGTCTCTATTGTATAGATAATCGAGCTTGAGCTGGGTATAAGTATCATTGGCTTTTTCGCTTAATTGATGTAGCTCTGTGGAGAGCTTATCAGAGCCAATGAGATAGATATAATTAGGGTCATTCTTGCGGATATACTCTCCACCGATGCGGCCTATCATATCGATATTGAGGTTGGCCACTGTGTTTTCGAGGGGGAAAATGGGGTTGACATCGGTGTAAAATTGCGAGCCAAAGAGCCCGATTTCTTCTCCGGCTACAGTGATGAATAAGATACTACGGCGGGGGCGGTATCCTTCGGCGGCAGCTTTGGCAAAGGCTTCGGCCATCATCATTACGGCTACTGTTCCGGAGCCATCATCGTCAGCACCATTAAATATTTTATCCCCTTCCATCCCTACGTGGTCATAGTGTGCACTGATGACAAGCAGCTCGTCCTTTTTATCTGTTCCTTCCAAAAAGCCCAATACATTTTCGGTATCTCGCTCTATCTCCCAAAGTTGCTGGAGTGAGAGGGTGGCTTGTTGGGCAGTAAAGGTTTCGGCAGTCGTTTTGCCGCTTTGGCCTATTTTTTTACGTTGTGTTTTGAGCTGGTCAGCAGTAGTATTGAGCCACTGCGCCGCTACACTGGCGCTCACCACCAGGACAGCAGGCGACTGAGGGTAGGGGTTATACAAGTTCGATGGGCGCTTACGCTGTTGTGCTTTATATTGGCTATAGGCTGCGCCAAGGTCTTGGTCGTTGTCGCCAGCAATGATAATCAGCCCTTTGGCTCCACGGCTTTGGGCGGTTGCCAACTTGGTTTCCCAGCGAGCTGCTTCCGATTCTTGCGCCGCTCCCGTAATACGAGAGTTGGCGTTGGCATCTAGTGGTTCGCCCTGATAACAAATGACCCACTGGCCGTTGAGCTGCTCTAATGCTTCATAATCGCTGTATTGTGCCGTATGAATGCCATAGCCCACAAATACAGGTTGTAGCACTGTGGCCGGTGTCTGATAATCAGAAGGACTAAAAAAATCTTTGCCATACACAAAGTCTTGGCCGTTGAGGGTCAACGTACCTTCAGTACTTTTTTTACGACCTATCTGAAATCGCTGAAAATAGCTATTCCCCTCTGGGGTAGGCACTGGAGCAGCCAGCCCTACAGTCTTAAAATGTTGGCGGATGTAGTCAGCAGCTTTTTTTTGACCTTTGCTACCGGTGTCTCGTCCTTCCATACTATCGGCAGCGATGACGTGTAGGTGTTTGGAAAGCGCCTCTTGGGTGATGACCTTGGCGTAGCGGATGGCGGTCTGGTCTTGCCCTGATGCCGGTACAACCACAAGCCAAAACATTGCCCAGGCGATAAATAATGTGCCTAGGTTTTTGATATAGTATTGTTTCATAGAAGTAAATCGTTTTTCCAAAAATAAAGCAATCTCTTCGGCTTTCCTAAATCAGCTCCCCAAAAGCGCCCCTTGTTCACGATTTTAGAAAAACTTTCTTTAACTTTGAGCCGTTTGTGAATCTCTTGCCCAAGGTCTTGATTACTCCTTACTTTGGGCCTAATACAACACCAATATGGCTCTAAAAAAAGTACAAGTAGGCGATATTTCTTGTGGGGAAGATGCCCTCTTTCTTATTTCTGGTCCCTGTGTCATCGAAGATGAGTCGATTATGATGCAAACCGCCGAGAAGCTCAAAGAAGTGTCTGAGCGCCTAGGCATACAAGTTATTTATAAGTCTTCGTTTCAAAAAGACAACCGCAGTTCTTTGGATTACTACCAAGGTCCCGGCCTCGACGAAGGACTCAAGATTTTGGCACGTATCAAGGCCGAATTTGGCTTCCCACTCCTGACCGACATCCACAGCGCTGATCAGGCTGCCGCCGCTGCCGAGGTCATTGATGTGTTGCAGATTCCGGCATACCTCTGTATGCAGACCTCGCTGACAGTAGCTGCCGCCAAAACAGGGCGTGTGGTCAACCTCAAACACGGGCAGTTCCTAGCCCCTGAGAATATGAAGCACCCTGTCAAGAAGATTGAAGCCAGTGGCAACAACCAAATCATCTTGACCGAACGCGGCTATACTTTTGGATACAATGACCTGATTGTAGACCCTCGTAGTTTTTATCACCTCAATCAAATGGGGTATCCTGTCGTATTTGACGTAACCCACGCCATCCGCAAGTATGGTATCCCAAGTGCTGATGCCAAAGGTGGAGCGCGTGAGTTTTTGCCTACGCTTGCCCGCGCCGGAGTAGCTTCTGGGGTCGACGGCCTCTTTGTCGAAACACACCCCAACCCTGAAGCCGCACTCTGTGATGCTGCCAGCCAACTCTGTGTAACAGACCTCGAAGAGTTTCTCAAGCCTTTGCTCGAAATTCACACGGTCGTGCGTCGATATACCTAGTTATTTAGCGCTTAACGGCCCGGTGGCTTGGCGCGCCTTTTTGTACAAATATTTACCCCTTAATATTTTTCAGCAATTATGGAACTATACCTCGATTCTGTCAACTTTCAAGAAATAGAAGAGGCTTTCCGTTTGGGCTTTCTCAACGGCCTAACTACCACTCCTACTTTTATGCACCGTGAGGGCATCAAGGATATTGATGGCGCTATCGTCAAATTGTCTAAGATGGTACCTGTATTGCAGATTGAAGCCCTTGGCGATACTGCCGAAGAGATTTTGGCAGAGGCCGAGCGCCAGTTGGCTTTAGGTTTGGACGTAAACAAGACCGTCTTCAAAATCCCTGTGTCTAACGAAGGCTTGCGCGCCTGTAAAATGTTGCGCGACAAAGGCCTGATGGTCAATGTGCACCTAGTCTACACCCTCGCGCAGGCCTATATGGCGATGCAAGCCGGAGCGACGTATGTCTGCCCATTGGTAGGACGCTGGCAAGACCAAGGCCACGATGCTATTGCCCTTATAGAGCAGTGTGTCGATACGGTCGAGCGTTATGGATACGATACCAAGATTATGTTCTCGTCTGTACGCCACTCAGAGCACGTTCGTACAGCCATTATCAGTGGAGTACACACCATCACCGCGCCTTGGAAGGTGATGAAGACCTTGACGGCCAACCACTTCACGGATGTTGGAACAGACCAGTTTGTACGCGACACCGAACTGATGACCACCCGTGTACGCGAAGTAATCGCCACCGCCAACCCTGTTATCAAAACAGAAGACACTATCTTCAGCGCCCTGAGCCAAATGACTAGCTCTGGCCTAGGAGCGGTAAGTGTGGTAGACGGACAGGGAGTGCTCGTGGGAATCTTTACCGACGGAGACCTGCGCCGCAAGCTCAATGAAGGTGGCCAAGCTGTACTTGACCAAAAAATGAGCACTATCCTCTCGGGCAAAGCTCCGATTCAAATCATTGAGCACGCCCTGCTGTATGATGCAGTAAGTGTATTCAAATCTGCTCAGGTGGACAACATTGTTGTGGTTAACGACAAAAACCAACCTGTAGGGATGATTGACATCCAAGATTTTGTCAAGCGCAATTTGATTGGCTAGTCTTACCGGCTTCTTATTTCCAAAAAGCCCTGTTGTTTTCTTACAAACAACAGGGCTTTTGTATGAAGATGGGATACAAGGGCAGCGTTTTGTAGCGTATACGGGGTTGATTGTGTGGGTTTTGGCAGTGTGCGAAATTACTCTCCCAACAAGTCTGGGCGGCGCTGACGTGTTCGTTGGATGGCCTGCTGCTCACGCCACTGACCGATGCGCTTGTGGTCGCCGGAGCGCAGGATTTCGGGTACTTCTAGCCCCTCAAAGCTCGCAGGACGGGTATATACCGGCGGTGAGAGGAGTTGGTCCTGAAAGGAGTCTGTCAGGGCGGAGGTCTCATCAGAAAGCACACCCGGAATCAGGCGAATCACCGAGTCGGCCACTACAGCCGCTGCCAGTTCTCCCCCCGAGATTACATAATCTCCGATGCTGATTTCACTCGTAACAAAAAGCTCACGGGCGCGCTCATCGATGCCCTTATAGTGCCCACAGAGCAGGATAAGGTTTTGTTTGAGCGACAGCCGGTTAGCCGCTGCCTGAGTATAAGGTACACCGTCGGGCGTAAGATAGATAACCTCATCATAGTCTCGTTCGGCTTGTAGCCCCCGGATACACTTGGCGATAGGCTCTACCATCAAGACCATTCCTGCGCCGCCGCCAAACATATAGTCATCTATTTGAGCTTGTTTGTTGATGGCGTAGTCGCGCAGGTTATGTAGGTGTACAGTCGCTAGCCCCTTGTCTTGTGCACGCTGCATAATAGAATGGGCAAAAGGACTGACGAGCAAGTCAGGCACACAAGTGATGATGTCGATACGCATAAGGCAGGCGGTTATTCTTCGTCTAAGTCGTCAGGAGTTTCTTTAATATCTTGCAAGTAGATGTCTACCAAGCCGTCGGGCAGGGTTACATAAACACATCGGGCGGCTTTATCTACGCGCTGTATCATTGCATCCACTGCCGGAACCAACACTTCTGAGCCTTGGGGGTGTGCTACTCCCAAGATGACCTGCGGCGTACTATCATAAATAGTGGCTACGGTGCCTACATCGCCTAGGGCTTCGTCTTCGACCCTAAAGCCCACTAGCTCGTGGTAGTAGTAATCGTCGTCGGAGAGGGGGGGTAAGGCCGTCAGGGGCAAATAAAGCGGCAAGCCTACCAAGGTTTCTGCTTTTTCGAGGGTATCTACCTCTTCGAGCTTAAAGATGGCATATTTGCCTGAAATGCGCACCCGCTCTACAAAATGAGGAACCAAGGCCCCTCGAACCATCAGCAATACCGCCTCTAGCTGCTGATAATCAGCGGGGTTATCTACATCCAACACTGCCGACACCTCGCCTTGTAGGGCGTGGGTTTTGGCGATATGGCCAATGGCATAATAATCGTCTAATGAGGGCATATTTTCTGAACTATAATTTGCGATAAAATATTTGTTGTGCTTATTTCCAAGGCTGTGAGGCAATTCCCCAAAGCAAAAAAGCCCAACCCAAAATCAATCCTACACCCCCAATAGGTGTAACAGCTCCCCACTTGCCTACATTACTCAGCGAGAGGATATAGAGCGAGCCAGAGAAAATCAGTACGCCCACCGTAAAGGCATAACCGGCATACACGAATGCCTTGGCGGCTGTTTGCCAGAGCAAGATACCTGTAATGAGCAAGGCTAGGGCGTGGTAAAACTGATATTTCACCGCCAGCTCAAAGGTATCAAGGCGTTGGTTGGCGCTCAGCATCGCCTTGAGGGCGTGTGCGCCAAAAGCACCCAGCCCAACGGCCAGTCCGCCAAGGAGTGCTCCCAGAAGTAGGAATATTTTTGCCATAAGAGGAAGTGTTTTGTGCTAATTTGTTAAAATATGAAGCCAATTCCGGTTTCGATAAGGTCTTGCTGAGGAGTCAGTGCCTGAGTCGCTCTATTGAAACGGTATTGATAATTGGCTTTGAATACAATGTTTTCGCGGGGGTTAAAGTTCATCCCTACTGTCCAAACATCTAAGTCGTTGGCTGAGCGTGGCAAAGCCTCAAGCGCTGGCAACACGTGTTGGTGCGTGTTGAGGCGTTCATACCGGGCAAACAAGCTAAGTTTTACGCCTTGGCTGTCATAAAACCAGTTTTCTCGATGGCGTTTGGGGCTTCTACACAGCCAAGGCCATAGGTCATAACCAGCCTCCAACAAGTAGCCAAACGTTTGGGCTCCCAACACTTGGCCTTGTCCGGTTTGTTGGCGTGTCAACTCGTAGATTTTATCTGTGTCGCTCAAACGCCCGGCAGCGCCAACGGTTACAAAACGAAAGCGTTCGCGCTCATATTTGGCATAGCCTGTCCATAGTTGGATATTGGCGTTAAGCCCCGTTTGGCTGTTATCAGGATTGATAAATAGCTCACCTTGGCCGGAGTCGCCAAAATAGCCCGAGAGACTGAATGTCCAATCTCGCAACCCGGTATATGATAGTGTGGTAAGCCAATCCACAATAACACATAAACAAAAAAGCAACTCCAGATAAGTTGCATTGGGTAATAGAGAGTCAATCGCCTTGACATTGTTAAACATTTAGGGTAATGGAGAGACTTTTTAGCAGTCTATGTACGAACGCAAAGATACGAAAATTTTGCTAAGCCTTTGATACCAAGATTTACTGCAAATGACTTACCAGATGTGCAAGGTTTTGCTTCAAAGCCTCCGAAGAGGCAATTTCTTTGGGGAGTGTATGTATGGAAAAATCCTTGGGAATCAAAAAAAACGCACTCTGTGAGGCCTCAAATCAAGTAAGCTTGTTTATGTTATAGAACATTGTTACCCCGAGGTTGGAGGTTGCTTACAATCTTGCTTCGAGGCCAAGGTGATGTTTCCAAAAACGTTTGGTGTTCTGTTAGGATAATAAAGTTGTCGTTGGCAATTGATTTTAGCCACTCCCTTTCCTAGAGGGCATAAAAAACTTAGGGGGAGTGACAAAGTCAACTCGACCCCTAAGATCCTTCAACCAGCTATGAGCTACAAAGGTGGATGATTTTATGGAGAAAATCAAGCCTTTGTGCTATTTTTTATTGTGCAATGGCGACTTCTTCGACAAAGCGCTCCATAAAATCGGTCAACGACATACTGCCAAGGTCTCCTGTGCCGTGTCGGCGAACAGAAACCCCGTTTTCGGCTTGTTCTTTGTCGCCTACGATGAGCATATACGGGATTTTTCGGACTTCGGCATCGCGAATTTTACGTTGGATTTTCTCGTCGCGCTCGTCTAAAATACCTCGGATGTCTTGCTGTGCGAGGCTTTGGTGTACTTGGCGAGCATAGTCGTGGTATTTTTCCGAAATGGGCAACACGGCGATTTGGTCAGGTGCGAGCCAAAGCGGGAAGTTACCCCCACAGTGCTCTATCAACACGGCTACGAAGCGCTCCAGCGAGCCAAAAGGCGCACGGTGAATCATCACGGGGCGGTGTTTTTGGTTGTCTGCTCCGATGTATTCGAGCTGGAAGCGCTCCGGTAGCTGATAGTCTACCTGAATAGTACCCAACTGCCAGCGGCGACCTAGCGCATCCTTCACCATAAAGTCTAGCTTGGGGCCATAAAAAGCCGCCTCACCATACTCTACCACTGTACGCAGGTTTTTGGCTTCGGCCACTTCTTGGATTTCGCGCTCGGCGCGATCCCAGTCTTCTTCGTGTCCGATGTATTTCTGGCGTTCGGTTTGGTGGCGCAATGATATTTGCGCCGTAAATTCCTCAAAGCCAAGCGCATTGAAGACATAAAGCACCAAGTCAATTACTTTGGCAAACTCATCTTTTACTTGGTCGGCACGGCAGAAGATATGCGCATCATCTTGGGTAAAGCCACGCACACGGGTCAGGCCGTGTAGCTCGCCACTTTGCTCATAACGATAGACGGTACCGAACTCTGCCAGACGCAACGGAAGGTCTTTGTAAGAGCGGGGTTTGGTCTTGTAGATTTCGCAGTGGTGCGGGCAGTTCATAGGCTTGAGCATAAACAGCTCGTCCTCTTCGGGGGTATGAATAGGCTGGAAAGAGTCTTCGCCATACTTCTCCCAGTGGCCAGAGGTCTCATATAGTTTTTTGCTGCCGATGTGAGGCGTTACGACAGGATCATAGCCGGCACGTACTTGTGCCTTGCGCAAAAACTGCTCTAGGCGCTCGCGCAAGAGGGTACCCTTGGGCAGCCATAAGGGCAGGCCTTTGCCTACGTTTTCTGAAAAGGCAAAGAGTTCTAGTTCTTGGCCTAGCTTGCGATGGTCGCGTTTTTTGGCTTCTTCGAGTAGTCTGAGGTACTCTTTCAGCTCTTTATCTTGTGGGAATGCCACCCCATATACACGAGTGAGCTGCTTTCGGCTTACATCGCCGCGCCAGTAAGCTCCGGCCACATTCATCAGCTTTACGGCCTTGATAAAGCCCGTATGTGGGATGTGTGGCCCACGACAGAGGTCTGTAAACGCACCTTGTTGATAAAAAGTAATGTGTCCGTCTTGTAGCCCTTCGAGGAGTTCGAGCTTATACTCATCCCCTTTTTGCTCAAAGTAGCGGATTGCCTCTGCTTTAGAGACTTCTGAGCGCAGGTACTCGTTTTTTTGGCGGGCAAGTTCTAGCATTTTCTGCTCAATTTTCTCAAACTCTTCTTGTGAGAGTATGCGCCCTTCGCCGAGGTCAATGTCATAATAAAAGCCCGTTTCGATAGCGGGGCCGATACCAAACTTCACTCCCGGATAGAGGGCTTCGAGGGCTTCGGCCAAAAGGTGAGCCGATGAGTGCCAAAAAGTGTTTTTCCCTTCCGTGTCTTTCCAGGTGAGCAGCTGCACGGTGCTGTCTTGTTGGATGGGGCGGGTAGCGTCCCATACTTCTCCGTTGACCTTAGCGGCCAACACGTTGCGCATCAGGCCTTCGCTGATGCTTTGGGCTATTTCTAGCCCGCTAACCCCTTGCGGATAGCTACGTACGCTTCCGTCGGGCAGGGTAATATTGATTTGACTCATAGAGTGGGTGATTATCGCTTGTGCATCTTCGGCCTCACAAACAGCCCAAGCCTACACAGGCGTTGCCAATAAGCATTTGTTTGTACTACAAATGTGAGAAAGTTTTGGCATAAATCATAAAGTTGTGTGGTGGCAAACTCAACTAGGAGTGTCAGCTTGTTTTTTTATTCGCAATTGTACACTTTTCTGACTATGGCCAATAAAATAAACATTAAACAAAACCTAGGACAACATACATCCCCTCACAAGCGACTTGTTGGGGGCTAGTGAGGGAAGGTAGGAATGTCCAGAACAAGCTTATCGTTTACGGACATAGCTGTTGAGGCGCTGTGTTTCATCTCCAATGACTAAGGAGTCTTGGCTCAACACGAGGATGGGTTCTTCAAAATAAACACCTGCATCATCTACAGGAGTGTAGGTAATCTTGCCGTTTTCGAGTTTGTAGCGATATACGCCCATAGGGCTGAGATCGATGGTGTTGTCAGGCTTGAACTCCAATACTTGGCCCATCATTGCGGTTGTATCAGTATTGTACCAAATCCCCTCAAGCGGATTGTCAGACTTTGTTGGCGTTGTCGATGTTGGAGACGTGAGGCTGTCGGTGGTTTCTAGTGACTCGGTCTGTGTGCCAGCGGTGTTTTTGGAACCACAAGCAGTACCAAGTGATAGGCCTATCAAACAAAGTAGGATAAAAACAGGATATTTCATTTATTTAAAGAATTTGGGTTAAACAAGTCTTGCAATATACTTGAAAGTACACAATAATCCTCTACCATTTTACCGAAGATGCTTTTTTTTTACCAACCCTCAGAAGCGTTTGATAAAGCCCTCTGCAGCTTCGACCAACAACAGTAACAAGACATCCCAAAATTAATGGGGCGATGTCCCTTTGCTGAAAGTCAAGGCGATCAATATCCGGCGGCGTGGCCGTCTTTGCGTGATTCTGAAGCACCAAGATATACCTTCCGCTGTGCGTCATACATAATCGCTTGGTAGCCTCCATAAATCCCATATGCAAAGCCTACTTTATGTCCCATAGCCATCAGTTGGCGGATGGTCGCATAGTCGAAGCCATGCTCAAGAGTGATTTGGCCTCCGGCAGCATCTGCAGGGATGCCCGTAGGGTCTACCGAGCCATTGTGGTCGATGCGGGGTGCATCGCCTGCCTCCTGCAAATTCATCCCAAAATCTATCAGGTTCATCACCACCTGTACGTGCCCCAAGGGCTGAAAATCGCCTCCCATTACACCAAAGCTTACCCAAGGCTTTCCGTCTTTAGTGATAAAGCAAGGGATGATGGTATGAAAAGGGCGTTTGCCGGGCTGTAGCGCATTGGCGTGGGTGGGGTCAAGGTGAAACAACTCGCCTCGGTCTTGAAGCATAAAGCCCAAACCCGGCGGCACCATCCCCGAACCCATCCCGCGATAGTTGCTCTGGATGAGCGAAATCATCATCCCGTCTTTGTCGGCTACGGTCATATAAATCGTTTCTCCAGCCGTGATATTGCCTGCTCCATAACTGCGCCCTGCTCGGCTGGGGTTGATCAGCGCCCGGCGTTCTTCGGCATACTCCTTACTAATCAGCTCTTGTACGGGGACTTTTACAAAATCCATATCGGCATAGTACTTGGCTCGGTCTTCAAAAGCTAGTTTTTTGGCTTCCACAAAATAGTGGATATGCTCAGCAGAGCCAAAAGAAATTTTGCTAAAATCGTAGCCTTCGAGGATGTTGAGCATCTGAAGAGAGGCAATTCCTTGGCCGTTGGGGGGCAGCTCCCATACATCATACCCACGATAATTGGCCGATACCGGGGTAATCCACTCTGAGCGGTGTGTGGCAAGGTCTTCGTAGCTCAACACACCACCTTGTTCTTGGATAAACCCCGCAATGGTGCGTGCCATCTCTCCTTTGTAAAAAGCATCGCGTCCGCCTTTGGCCAGTTGCTTGTAGGTATTGGCCAAAGCCGGGTTTTTGAAGATATCCCCCTTCGCTGGTGCTTGGCCATTGGGTGCATACACATCGGTTACGTTGGGGTATTTACCCAAAAAAGCGATTGAACGCTCCAAATAAAAGGCAATCAGCTCCGTAACGGGAAACCCCTGCTCGGCATAGCCAATGGCTGGCTGTAATACTTGACTCATTTTGAGGCGGCCAAACTTCTGGTGTAGCTCAAACCAACCATCCACACATCCCGGCACACTAACTGGCAGTGGACCGTAGGCGGGGATTTTGTCCATCCCTCGCGATGTAAAATAATCGATGTTGAGCGCCTTGGGAGCGCGCCCGCTAGCGTTGAGCCCATAGAGCTGCTGTGTCTTGGGATCCCAAACGATGGCAAATAAATCACCCCCAATACCACAACCAGTAGGCTCCATCAAGCCTAGTGCCGCATTGGCCGCAATGGCTGCATCAACAGCACTGCCCCCTTGCTTGAGTACATCAAGGGCGATTTGGGTAGCCAATGGATGGCTTGTAGCAGCCATCCCGTTTTGAGCGATGACCTCTGAGCGGGTCGCAAAAGTGCGCCCCGTAACACGGTCTTGGGCAGATAACCTAACACCCAAACTTAGAAAACACACAAGGCAGAGGGCTGCCCATCGGGAATAGTATGGTAGTAACATAAGCATTTGGAAAATATATCATTGATTGGAACTGCAACTAGCCAATCAACAAATTAGTTAGCAAAATGGACAAAGAGGTGTCTATAGACAAGTTAGTATTTTTGATGATAACTACCCAAACCCCAAGCTTTTGATAAGACAAACAACCACTCTTGACGACATAAGTCCACTTCTGGGAGATGAAAACTACATTTTCATCGATTATCTTTCATAAAGATGCAAAAGCTATGGTTTTTTACTAGTTTTGGTAAATTTTTTGCCACTCTTGGGCTAATCATTGTTTGTTCATTATTTATGCAGATGCTCCCTCCTTTTTACGCATACTATAAAGCGCTAGCCCGTCAAGGCCTAGTCATAGCTTATCGCGGCCCTATTACGGATGTAATGATTGCGGAGCTGAGCCGAGAGGTGCGCCAAAAAACAGCTCATACCCCAAAAACTGGGAAAAAAGTATTTGCGGTCTTTATGGAGTTGACACAAAATATGCTCTATTACTCCGCCGAGAAGACATATTTTGGGCAAGATCCCAACAGCATCGGAATGCTTTTTTTGAGCTTTGACCTACAAGAGGGCTATACTTTTGGGTGTGGCAATTTAGTCGAAAATCCCTACGTACCCGAGCTAGTCGAAAATTGCAATATCATCAACTCACTAGATAGGGACTCGCTGCGCGATTATAAACGCCAACAACGAAATGCCCCTCAAAGAGAACGTAGCCGTGGCGCAGGCATAGGGCTTATTCAGTCAGCCATTACTGCCGACAATCCACTCGATGTTGTTTTTACAGAAATGAACGAACGGTATACCTTGTTTGAACTGACTGTCAAAATTGATATGCTCGACAGCCTCGAAGGTGACGAAAACCAAGCGACTGCTGATACAGACTAACTAGCCCGACTATTGGCCGTGAAAATATCACTGATTGGTGCCGGTAATGTAGCTTGGCATTTGAGCGCAGCCCTCGAACGCGCCGGACATACGATTGAAGAAGTATACAGCCGCCAAAAGACCAATGCCGAGCGGTTGGCCAACCGACTGCGCTGTGCTCAAGCTACTGATGACCTTGATTTGAGAACAAGCAAGGCTCAACTTTTTTTACTCTGTGTGGCTGATGATGCCTATGAGCTTGTATTGTCCCGACTCCAATTGCCCCAAAATACCCTTATAGCACATACCTCAGGAAGTTTGCCACTCGCTATTTTGGCAGCAAAACAAAGACCGGCAGGCGTTTTTTATCCCCTACAGACTTTTAGCAAGCAGAAAACAGTAGACTTTACCCAAGTGCTTTTTTGTATCGAGGGGCAAACACCCGAAGCCGAAAAGCAACTACAACTATTGGCACAAGCCCTCAGCCAACAAGTAAAGCTGGTTTCTTCAGAACAACGCCGTGTCTTACATCTAGCGGCTGTATTTGCTTGTAACTTCACAAACTATATGCTCAGCTTAGCAGACGAAATCTTGACTGAAAAAGGAGCTTCTTTACAATTATTGACTGCGCTGATTCAAGAAACTATCCAAAAAGCACTGCTCGATAGCCCACACACTGCCCAAACAGGCCCAGCCCGAAGGGGAGACTTGCAACTGATTGAAAAACATCTGGAAACGCTCCAACAAAAACCAGAGGCAGCCCAGGTATACCGC
This genomic window from Eisenibacter elegans DSM 3317 contains:
- the thrS gene encoding threonine--tRNA ligase; protein product: MSQINITLPDGSVRSYPQGVSGLEIAQSISEGLMRNVLAAKVNGEVWDATRPIQQDSTVQLLTWKDTEGKNTFWHSSAHLLAEALEALYPGVKFGIGPAIETGFYYDIDLGEGRILSQEEFEKIEQKMLELARQKNEYLRSEVSKAEAIRYFEQKGDEYKLELLEGLQDGHITFYQQGAFTDLCRGPHIPHTGFIKAVKLMNVAGAYWRGDVSRKQLTRVYGVAFPQDKELKEYLRLLEEAKKRDHRKLGQELELFAFSENVGKGLPLWLPKGTLLRERLEQFLRKAQVRAGYDPVVTPHIGSKKLYETSGHWEKYGEDSFQPIHTPEEDELFMLKPMNCPHHCEIYKTKPRSYKDLPLRLAEFGTVYRYEQSGELHGLTRVRGFTQDDAHIFCRADQVKDEFAKVIDLVLYVFNALGFEEFTAQISLRHQTERQKYIGHEEDWDRAEREIQEVAEAKNLRTVVEYGEAAFYGPKLDFMVKDALGRRWQLGTIQVDYQLPERFQLEYIGADNQKHRPVMIHRAPFGSLERFVAVLIEHCGGNFPLWLAPDQIAVLPISEKYHDYARQVHQSLAQQDIRGILDERDEKIQRKIRDAEVRKIPYMLIVGDKEQAENGVSVRRHGTGDLGSMSLTDFMERFVEEVAIAQ
- a CDS encoding SiaB family protein kinase yields the protein MQMLPPFYAYYKALARQGLVIAYRGPITDVMIAELSREVRQKTAHTPKTGKKVFAVFMELTQNMLYYSAEKTYFGQDPNSIGMLFLSFDLQEGYTFGCGNLVENPYVPELVENCNIINSLDRDSLRDYKRQQRNAPQRERSRGAGIGLIQSAITADNPLDVVFTEMNERYTLFELTVKIDMLDSLEGDENQATADTD
- a CDS encoding Rossmann-like and DUF2520 domain-containing protein, which codes for MKISLIGAGNVAWHLSAALERAGHTIEEVYSRQKTNAERLANRLRCAQATDDLDLRTSKAQLFLLCVADDAYELVLSRLQLPQNTLIAHTSGSLPLAILAAKQRPAGVFYPLQTFSKQKTVDFTQVLFCIEGQTPEAEKQLQLLAQALSQQVKLVSSEQRRVLHLAAVFACNFTNYMLSLADEILTEKGASLQLLTALIQETIQKALLDSPHTAQTGPARRGDLQLIEKHLETLQQKPEAAQVYRLLSELIVDKYRAK
- the ggt gene encoding gamma-glutamyltransferase — its product is MLLPYYSRWAALCLVCFLSLGVRLSAQDRVTGRTFATRSEVIAQNGMAATSHPLATQIALDVLKQGGSAVDAAIAANAALGLMEPTGCGIGGDLFAIVWDPKTQQLYGLNASGRAPKALNIDYFTSRGMDKIPAYGPLPVSVPGCVDGWFELHQKFGRLKMSQVLQPAIGYAEQGFPVTELIAFYLERSIAFLGKYPNVTDVYAPNGQAPAKGDIFKNPALANTYKQLAKGGRDAFYKGEMARTIAGFIQEQGGVLSYEDLATHRSEWITPVSANYRGYDVWELPPNGQGIASLQMLNILEGYDFSKISFGSAEHIHYFVEAKKLAFEDRAKYYADMDFVKVPVQELISKEYAEERRALINPSRAGRSYGAGNITAGETIYMTVADKDGMMISLIQSNYRGMGSGMVPPGLGFMLQDRGELFHLDPTHANALQPGKRPFHTIIPCFITKDGKPWVSFGVMGGDFQPLGHVQVVMNLIDFGMNLQEAGDAPRIDHNGSVDPTGIPADAAGGQITLEHGFDYATIRQLMAMGHKVGFAYGIYGGYQAIMYDAQRKVYLGASESRKDGHAAGY